The DNA segment CCCACCAACGAGTACGCCTACGCCCGCGTGATCGAGGACCTCGCGGACGTCGAGGTGCCGGAGTACGCGAAGATCCTCCGGACGATGTCGTGCGAGTTCGGCCGGATGATGGGGCACTTCCTCGCCGTCGGAACGTTCGCGCTCGACATCTACGGCGACTTCACCGCGACGTTCATGTACGCGATGCGCGACCGCGAGAAGGTCCAGAACATCCTCGAGGACCTCACCGGCCAGCGGATGATGCTCAACTACTTCCGGGTCGGCGGCGTCGTCTGGGACCTCCCCGAACCGCGAGAGGAGTTCTTCGAGAAGGTGCGGGACTTCCTGGAGGAGCTGCCGGTGGCGGTCCAGGAGTACCACGACCTGGTCTCCTCGAACGAGATCTTCCAGACCCGGACGATCGGCACGGGGATCCTCGATCCGGAGGTCGCCAAGCAGTACGGCGTGACCGGCCCGGTCGCCCGCGGATCGGGGATCGACTACGACGTGCGCCGCGACGACCCCTACGGCTACTACGAGGAGCTCGACTGGGACGTCATCACCGAGGACGGCGGCGACAACTTCTCGCGGTTCATGGTGCGCATGCAGGAGGTCGAGCAGTCGGCGCGGATCATCGAGCAGTGTATCGACCTGCTCGAGGACTGGCCCGAGGACGAACGCGAGATCCAGGCGAACGTCCCCCGGACGCTGCGTCCGGATCCCGACGCCGAGATCTACCGCGCGGTCGAGGGCGCGAAGGGCGAACTGGGGATCTACATGCGCTCGGACGGGACCGACTCGCCGGCGCGGTTCAAGATCCGCAGCCCCTGCTTCCACAACCTCCACGCGCTCGGAGAGATGGCCGAGGGCGAGTACCTCGCCGACATGATCGCGGCGCTGGGCAGCCTCGACATCATCCTCGGGGAGGTCGATCGATAGATGGTCGGTCTCCCGCTCGCGCCGCTTCAGAGCCCGAACCAGAGCGAGGTGCTCCTGCCCGATCGAGTCGCCGAGCTCACCGGGCTCGGCCAGTTCGGCATCGTCGGCGAGTTCATCGCCGCGTTCATCGCCGCGTTCTTCGTCGGCAACCTGATGCTGGCGATGACCGGCGTTGCGGGTCCGTGGGCCAAACGAAAGATCACCGCGGCGTTCACCGACCGGATCGCGGTCAACCGCGTCGGCCCGTTCGGCCTGCTGATCATCGTCGCCGACGCCGTCCGGCTGCTGAGCAAGGAGCTCATCATCCCCGAGGGGGCCGATCGACCGGCCTACGACCTCGCGCCGATCGTCGTCGCCGCCTCGGCGATGCTCGGCTTCGCGGTGATCCCGATGGGAAGCGGGATCCACCTCGCCGATCCCGAGGCGGGGCTGGTGTTCGTCTTCGCCGTCGCATCGATCGCCAGCATCGGGCTGTTGATGTGTGGCTACTCGTCGAACAACAAGTACTCGATGCTCGGCGGGCTGCGCTCGGTCGCCCAGAACATCGCCTACGAGATCCCGCTGATCGTCACCGGCGCGTCGGTGGTGATCTTCGCCGGCACGCTCCAGATGAGCGAGATCGTCGCCGCACAGGCCGAGCCGCTCGCGACCGTCGCGGGCGTGGGCATCCCCTCGTGGTACGCCTTCATCAACCCGTTCGCGTTCGTGCTGTTCCTGACGGCGAACATGGCCGAAGTGGGACGTAACCCCTTCGACACGCCCGAGGCGCCCACCGAGATCATCGCGGGCTACCAGACCGAGTACTCCTCGGTCTACTTCGTGCTGATCTACCTCGGGGAGTTCCTGCACATCTTCCTCGGTGGGGCGATCGTCGCGACGCTGTTCCTCGGCGGACCCGCCGGCCCCGTCCTGCCGGGCATCGTCTGGTTCATCATCAAGATCTGGGCGGTGTTCCTGTTCACGCAGTGGGCCCGCTCGGCGATACCGCGGGTCAGAATCGACCAGCTGATCGAGATCGGTTGGAAGGGGATGCTCGTGCTCTCCTTCGCCAACCTGGTGCTCACGGCCATCATCGTGGGGGTGCTGATCGCATAACATGATCGGAATGCTCAAATCGATGGCAACGACGATGAAACACGCGCTCGACGGCAACACGTTCACCGTCGAGTATCCCGACGTCGCGCCCGAGGTCAGCCCCCGGTTCAGGGGCGTCCACAAGTTCAGTCAGGAGCGCTGCATCTGGTGTCGCCAGTGCGAGAACGTCTGTCCGAACGACACGATCCAGATCGTGATGGACGAGCAGCGAAACGGCGAGCAGTACAACCTCCACATCGGCCAGTGCATCTACTGCCGGCTGTGCGAGGAGGTCTGCCCCGTCGACGCGATCCTGCTGACCCAGAGCTTCGAGTTCACGGGCGATACGAAGGAGGACCTCGTCTACAACAAGGAACAGCTCGGGAACGTCCCGTGGTACAAGGACATCGACCCCCTCGAGTCCCGCGAGCCCGATCGCGGTGCGTGGATCGGCGAGGGCGAGGGCGAGGTCGACTACCAGTAGAGATCCGCACCCGTCTCGAAATCTTCAAAGGGTGTGCAAGAGAGAGGTGAAACTAGATGGTACTCTATGAGACGATCGCGTTCGCGCTGTTCGCTGGGGTGACGCTCGCGAGCAGCCTCGGCGTCGTTCTCGTCAAGGACGTGTGGCACGCGGCGTTGTTGCTTGGGGTGTCGCTGCTCAGCGTCGCGATCCACTACGTCACGCTGCAGGCGGAGTTCCTCGCGGCGATGCAGATCCTCGTCTACGTGGGCGGGGTGTTGATCCTGATCACGTTCGCCGTGATGCTCACGCACGACGAGACCGACGCAGCACAGCCCGGAACCCGCGGACAGCGCGAGTCCGAACCCGAGGAGGCGAGATCGTCGTGACGACGCGACCGAAGCTGCGGATCGGCGGCCACCTGCTGCCGGGGCTCGCCGCGGTCGCGCTCTTCGCCCTGTTCACGTTCGTCTTCCTGACCTCGTCGTTCCCCGCGCCAACGGGGTTCCCGGCGGGGACGAACGTCACCGCCAACATCGGCTACGCGCTGTTCAACATCGACGCCGGCGAGGTGCCCGCCGAGGGGTTCATCGTCGCGTTCTTCATGATCGCGATCGTGCTCGATGCGGCGCTCGACGGCGCGGTGATGCTGGCACGGCGCGACGTCGACGACAGCCCCGACGAGCTCGTCCCCGAGCGCGGGCAGTTCGAGGGAGGTGACGACTGAATGGTCGCTCCGATGCCGACCCAGATGCTCGTTCCCGTCCAGTGGTATCTGGTGCTCTCGGCCGGCATGTTCTGTATCGGCCTGTTCGGCGTGCTCACGCGCCGAAACGCGCTGATGTTCCTGATCAGCGTCGAACTCATGCTCAACGCAGCGAACGTCAACTTCGTCGCCTTCTCGCTGCAGTGGGGCAACGTCACGGGCCAGACGTTCGCGCTGTTCGTGATGGCGCTCGCCGCCGCGGAGGTCGCGATCGGGATCGGCATCATCCTGGTACTGTACCGCGACTTCCGCGACGTCGACGTGACCGAGGCGGCGACGATGAGGTGGTAAGATGGTAGGAGTCTTCGACTACGCACCGTTGATCGCACTGTTCCCGCTCGCGTCGTTCGTCATCGCCCTCGCGGCAGGCCGCTACCTGCCGAAGCGAGGCGGCTACGTCGGCGTCATCGCGACTGGCGGCTCGCTCCTGCTCTCGCTGTGGGCGATGCTGGCCGTCGCGGGCGGCGAGTTCTACGACCGGACGATCTACACGTGGGTCACCGGCGTCGGCGAGGAGACTATCTCGCTCACGTTCGGCATCCTGATCGACCCGCTGTCGTCGATGATGCTCGTGATCGTCTCGCTGATCGCGATGCTGGTCCACGTCTTCAGCCTGGGTTACATGAACGACGAGGGCGAGACCGGCCTGCCGCGCTACTACGCCGGGCTCGGTCTCTTCACGTTCAGCATGCTCGGGTTCGTCCTCGCGAACAACCTGCTGATGGCGTTCATGTTCTTCGAGCTCGTCGGGCTCTGTTCGTGGCTGCTGATCGGCTTCTGGTTCCGCGAGGAGGCGCCCCCGAGCGGCGCGAAGAAGGCGTTTCTCGTCACCCGCTTCGGCGACTACTTCTTCCTGATCGGCGTCGTGGGGATCCTCGCGACGTTCGGCACCGCGCAGTTCGCCGGTGATGGCTCGTTCCCGCAGCTCGCCCTCGAGGCGGTCGAGGGCGGCGAGACGCTGTTCGGCTACGACGCCCAGACCTGGGTAACGGTGCTCGGCCTGTTGGTCCTTGGCGGCGTGATGGGTAAGTCCGCACAGTTCCCGCTTCACACCTGGCTGCCCGACGCGATGGAGGGTCCCACGCCGGTCTCGGCGCTGATCCACGCGGCGACGATGGTCGCCGCCGGCGTCTTCCTCGTCGCGCGGATGTTCGGCTTCTACGCGCTCAGCCCGACGGCGCTCAGCATCATCGCCTTCACCGGCGCCTTCACGGCGCTGTTCGCGGCGACGATGGGCGTCGTCAAGGACGACATCAAGCAGGTGCTCGCGTACTCGACGATCTCCCAGTACGGCTATATGATGCTCGGGTTGGGCGTCGCCGGCTACGTCGCGGCGACCTTCCACCTGATGACCCACGCCTTCTTCAAGGCGCTGCTGTTCCTCGGAGCGGGCGCGGTCATCATCGGCATGCACCACGAGCAGGACATGTGGAAGATGGGCGGGCTGAAGGACGAGATGCCCGTCACCTACTACACGTTCCTCGCGGGCTCGCTCGCGCTCGCGGGCATCTTCCCGTTCTCGGGTTTCTGGAGCAAGGACGAGATCGTCTACGACGCGCTGATCGTCGGGCTCGACGACCCGATCATGCTCGCCGCCTACGCGATGGGGCTGCTGGCGGTGTTCTTCACCGGCTTCTACACGTTCCGGATGGTGCTGTTGACGTTCCACGGAGAGCCCCGTAGCGACCACGCGGAACACCCGGTCGCGCTCCGGTGGAACACGAAGCTCCCGCTGGTCGTGCTTGGCATCCTGGCGGTCGTCGCGGGCTTCGTCAACATGGTGCCGGTCGCGGAGCTGACGGGCGCGGACATCACCTACCTCACCAAGTGGCTCGACAGCGGCCCCGAGGCGCTCAGCTACTCGACGTACACGGAGCTCGCCGAGGAGTTCGGTGACGTCCACCACGCGGAGCTGAGCCCGCTCATCGCCGGCGCGGTCACGTTCCTCTTCGCGCTCGCGGGCGTTGGTACGGCGGTGGCGCTGTATCGCGGTCCCGCGCCGGAACGACACACCGATCGCCTCGGCGCCGCGAAGACGGTGCTCGCGAGCAACTACTACCAGGACGAGTACCAGGTCTGGCTCGCCGAGGGCCTGACCCGACGCGTCGCCCGTGGCGCGGACACGTTCGACCAGAGCGTGGTCGACGGCGTCGTCAACGGCACGAGCAGCGTGAGCCTGACCGGAAGCGACCGGCTCCGACGGCTCCAGACCGGCGTCGTCACCAACTACGCCGCGTTGATCGCGACCTCGCTGGTCGTGTTGCTGATCGGCTTCGGCATCTACGGAGGGTGGTTCTGAATGTTGATCGAGACACTCATGGCGGTAACGCTCGTCGCAGCACTGGTCGTCTTCATCACGCCCGAGGCGTACGCACCGCAGGTCGCGTTCGTCCTCAGCCTGCTCCCGCTCGCGGGCGGGCTCTGGCTGTGGAGCGGGTTCGACGGCAGCGGCAACGCCCTGCTCGGAGGCAACGTCGCCTTCGAGTCGCAGTTCCAGTGGATCGCGCTCGAACCCTACGCGATCAACTGGCACGTCGGACTCGACGGCGTGAGCCTTCCGCTCCTGTTGCTCACGACCGTGCTCGTCCCGCTCGCGATCCTGAGCGCGTGGACGCCGATCGAGGAGCGGGTCTCGCAGTTCTACGGCCTGATCCTCTTCCTCGAGACGGGCCTGCTCGGCGTCTTCACCGCGCTCGACTTCTTCGTCTGGTTCGTCTTCTGGGAGGCCGTCCTGATCCCGATGTACCTGCTGATCGGCGTCTGGGGCGGTCCCCGACGGAAGTACGCCGCGATCAAGTTCTTCGTCTACAGCCAGGTCGGCAGCCTGGTGATGTTCATCGGCTTCGTCGCGCTGCTGTTCGGGCTCGGCGACTCGGTCTCGAGCTTCGGCATGGCCGAGATCACACAGGCGCTCCACGCCGGCGAACTGAGCGGGCTGGGCGCGGTCGGTGCCGAGACGCTGGCGCTGTTCTCCTTTATCGCGATCTTCTTCGGCTTCGCGGTGAAGGTGCCGATCTTCCCCGTCCACACCTGGCTGCCCGACGCCCACGTCGAGGCGCCGACGCCGGTGTCGGTGCTGCTGGCCGGCGTCCTGCTGAAGATGGGGACGTACGCGCTCCTGAGATTCAACTTCACGATGCTCTACGACGTCGCGATCACGCTCGCGGTGCCGATCGCGGCCTTCGGCGTCGTGAGCGTCATCTACGGCGCGCTGCTCGCGCTGGCCCAGCAGGACCTCAAACGGATCGTCGCCTACTCCTCGATCTCCTCGATGGGCTACGTCATCCTCGGACTGGTGGCGTTCACCGTCTACGGGATCGGCGGCGCGACGTTCCAGATGGTCGCCCACGGCCTGATCTCGGGGCTGATGTTCATGGCCGTCGGCGTGATCTACAACGCGACCCACACCCGAATGGTGGGCGACATCTCCGGGATCGCCGATCGGATGCCGATCACCGTCGGCATCCTCGTCGCCGCGGCGTTCGGCTACATGGGACTGCCGCTGATGGCCGGCTTCGCCGGCGAGTTCCTGATCTTCCTGGGGGCGTTCCAGTCGACCGTGCTCCCCGGGGCGCCCGTCTTCACCGCGATCGCGATGTTCGGCATCGTGATCGTCGCGGGCTACCTGCTCTTTGCGATGCAGCGGACGCTGTTCGGCCCGTACAGGCTCGACACCGACTACGACGTGGGACGTGCGCCGCTGCACGACGTGGCGCCGCTGTTCGTGCTGATCGGGCTGATCATCGTCCTCGGCGTCGACCCCGACGTCTTCTTCACCATGATCCAGGACGCAGTTGATCCGGTCGTCGAACTGGGAGGTGGGGCCTGATGGTCACCGAGGCCTCCACCTGGATCGCGCTCGCGCCGGCCGTCGTGCTGGCGGTCCTGTCGATGGTACTGTTCCTCGTCGACAGTATCGACCCCGACAGTGACGACAGCACCGTGCTCGCCGGGCTCTCGCTGGTCGGCGTGCTCGTCTCGCTGACCGTGGCGGGCTGGTTCCTGCTCGCGGGCGTCGGCCAACCCGACGGGCTCGCGCTGCTCGGCGACCAGCTCGTCGTCGACGGGACGAGCCTCTTCTTCACGCTCATCGTCACGAGCGTCACCGCGATGGTGATCGTCTCGAGCTACGACTACCTCATCGGCCAGCCCCACCAGGGCGAGTTCTACTCGCTAGTGGTGCTCGCCGCGACGGGGATGGTGCTCATGGCCCACGCGAACAGCCTCATCACCGTCTTCATCAGCCTCGAACTCTCGAGCCTCTCGTCGTTCGCGCTGGTCGCGTTCCTCAAGCGAAACCGCGGCAGCGTCGAGGCCGGGCTGAAGTACTTCCTGATCGGCGCGCTCTCGTCGGCGATCTTCGTCTACGGGATCAGCCTCGTCTACGCCACGACGGGTTCGATGCAGCTCGACGCCGTCGCGGCTGGCGTCTCCGAGACCGAGAACGTCGGCGTCCTCGGCTTCGGCGTGCTGATGCTCGTCGGCGGCTTCGCCTACAAGACCGCGAGCGTGCCGTTCCACTTCTGGGCACCCGAGGCCTACGAGGGCGCTCCCACGCCCGTCAGCGCGTTCATCTCCTCGGCGTCGAAGGCGGCGGGCTTCGTCGTCGCCTTTCGCGTGTTCATCGAGGCGTTCCCGCTCGACGCGATGGCGGCGCTCGGGATCGACTGGGTGCTGATCTTCCAGGTGCTCGCCGTCCTGACGATGATCCTCGGCAACTTCGCGGCCGCGATGCAGGAGAACGTCAAGCGGATGCTGGCCTACTCGTCGGTCGGCCACGCGGGCTACGTGCTGATCGGGCTCGCGGCGCTCGGCGGCGGGCAGGACTCGCTGGTGCTCGGCGCGGCGATGATGCACCTGTTCGTCTACGGCTTCATGAACACCGGGGCGTTCCTGTTCATCGCGCTCGCCGAACACTGGGGCGTCGGCCGGACCTTCGAGGACTACAACGGCCTCTGGCGACGGGCACCCGTCGCGTGCGTCGCGGTGACCGTGTTCATGTTCAGCCTGGCCGGCCTGCCGATCGGCGGCGGCTTCCTCACGAAGTACGTGCTCTTCAGCGCCGCCGTGGGTGCGGGCTTCTGGTGGCTCGCCGCCGTCGGCGCGCTCACCAGCGCGCTCTCGCTGTTCTACTACTCGCGGCTGGTGCGAGCGATCTGGATCGAGGACCCGGTGACCGAGTTCGAGATGGCGGACCAGCCCCTCGGACTGTACGTGGGGATCCTCACCGCCGCGATCGTGACCGTCGCGCTGCTGCCGGGGTTCTTCCCGGTGGTCGACGCCGCACAGACCGCCGCCGCCTCGCTGCTCGCCTGAGCGTAGCGAAGGCGAGCAGGTCGGATCGGAGATCCGAATCGATCGCCACGCCGTCCCGTCCTCCTGACGATAGGCTTTACCGTTCGCGAGAGGTATCGCGTGATACATGCCCTCTCGGTTGCTTCTGGGATGCGGCGCCGGCACCGTCGGGCACGCGCTCGTCGAACTCGCCATGGAGCGTGGGGAGCGACGACTCCACGTCGTGACGGCCGATCCCGAGCAACGCGAGTTCCCTCGTCGAGGCGTCGCGGTCACGGCCGCCGACCCCGCGGACCCCGACGTGCTCCGGGAGATCGACGAACCGGTCGCGAGCGTGTTCGTCGGCACCGACTCGCCGTCGCGAAACGCCGACATCGCTCGGGCGGCGCGCGAGGTGTTCGGGGACG comes from the Halalkalicoccus sp. CG83 genome and includes:
- a CDS encoding NADH-quinone oxidoreductase subunit D, which encodes MSLEEPRQPDSYVAEGTVDYDAIEELLGEHVLGRETHSGTEAFVIRPDEVQDVLFALRDEAGFDHLSLLVPQEYEDRYESIYYLTKYEDRTQEVGVVVPTPRDNPVSQTAEPVYRTADWHEREAYDLVGIRYEGHPDMRRILLPETWQGHPLSRDYDQDRPQIVTLAEHQNPIADDYHDAESDTMFLNIGPHHPATHGVLHLKTVLDGEQVVDVEPDIGYLHRCEEQMAQQGTYRHQIMPYPDRWDYSSQPTNEYAYARVIEDLADVEVPEYAKILRTMSCEFGRMMGHFLAVGTFALDIYGDFTATFMYAMRDREKVQNILEDLTGQRMMLNYFRVGGVVWDLPEPREEFFEKVRDFLEELPVAVQEYHDLVSSNEIFQTRTIGTGILDPEVAKQYGVTGPVARGSGIDYDVRRDDPYGYYEELDWDVITEDGGDNFSRFMVRMQEVEQSARIIEQCIDLLEDWPEDEREIQANVPRTLRPDPDAEIYRAVEGAKGELGIYMRSDGTDSPARFKIRSPCFHNLHALGEMAEGEYLADMIAALGSLDIILGEVDR
- the nuoL gene encoding NADH-quinone oxidoreductase subunit L: MVGVFDYAPLIALFPLASFVIALAAGRYLPKRGGYVGVIATGGSLLLSLWAMLAVAGGEFYDRTIYTWVTGVGEETISLTFGILIDPLSSMMLVIVSLIAMLVHVFSLGYMNDEGETGLPRYYAGLGLFTFSMLGFVLANNLLMAFMFFELVGLCSWLLIGFWFREEAPPSGAKKAFLVTRFGDYFFLIGVVGILATFGTAQFAGDGSFPQLALEAVEGGETLFGYDAQTWVTVLGLLVLGGVMGKSAQFPLHTWLPDAMEGPTPVSALIHAATMVAAGVFLVARMFGFYALSPTALSIIAFTGAFTALFAATMGVVKDDIKQVLAYSTISQYGYMMLGLGVAGYVAATFHLMTHAFFKALLFLGAGAVIIGMHHEQDMWKMGGLKDEMPVTYYTFLAGSLALAGIFPFSGFWSKDEIVYDALIVGLDDPIMLAAYAMGLLAVFFTGFYTFRMVLLTFHGEPRSDHAEHPVALRWNTKLPLVVLGILAVVAGFVNMVPVAELTGADITYLTKWLDSGPEALSYSTYTELAEEFGDVHHAELSPLIAGAVTFLFALAGVGTAVALYRGPAPERHTDRLGAAKTVLASNYYQDEYQVWLAEGLTRRVARGADTFDQSVVDGVVNGTSSVSLTGSDRLRRLQTGVVTNYAALIATSLVVLLIGFGIYGGWF
- a CDS encoding NuoI/complex I 23 kDa subunit family protein; translated protein: MIGMLKSMATTMKHALDGNTFTVEYPDVAPEVSPRFRGVHKFSQERCIWCRQCENVCPNDTIQIVMDEQRNGEQYNLHIGQCIYCRLCEEVCPVDAILLTQSFEFTGDTKEDLVYNKEQLGNVPWYKDIDPLESREPDRGAWIGEGEGEVDYQ
- a CDS encoding NADH-quinone oxidoreductase subunit J, with amino-acid sequence MVLYETIAFALFAGVTLASSLGVVLVKDVWHAALLLGVSLLSVAIHYVTLQAEFLAAMQILVYVGGVLILITFAVMLTHDETDAAQPGTRGQRESEPEEARSS
- a CDS encoding NADH-quinone oxidoreductase subunit N; translated protein: MVTEASTWIALAPAVVLAVLSMVLFLVDSIDPDSDDSTVLAGLSLVGVLVSLTVAGWFLLAGVGQPDGLALLGDQLVVDGTSLFFTLIVTSVTAMVIVSSYDYLIGQPHQGEFYSLVVLAATGMVLMAHANSLITVFISLELSSLSSFALVAFLKRNRGSVEAGLKYFLIGALSSAIFVYGISLVYATTGSMQLDAVAAGVSETENVGVLGFGVLMLVGGFAYKTASVPFHFWAPEAYEGAPTPVSAFISSASKAAGFVVAFRVFIEAFPLDAMAALGIDWVLIFQVLAVLTMILGNFAAAMQENVKRMLAYSSVGHAGYVLIGLAALGGGQDSLVLGAAMMHLFVYGFMNTGAFLFIALAEHWGVGRTFEDYNGLWRRAPVACVAVTVFMFSLAGLPIGGGFLTKYVLFSAAVGAGFWWLAAVGALTSALSLFYYSRLVRAIWIEDPVTEFEMADQPLGLYVGILTAAIVTVALLPGFFPVVDAAQTAAASLLA
- a CDS encoding complex I subunit 1/NuoH family protein, yielding MVGLPLAPLQSPNQSEVLLPDRVAELTGLGQFGIVGEFIAAFIAAFFVGNLMLAMTGVAGPWAKRKITAAFTDRIAVNRVGPFGLLIIVADAVRLLSKELIIPEGADRPAYDLAPIVVAASAMLGFAVIPMGSGIHLADPEAGLVFVFAVASIASIGLLMCGYSSNNKYSMLGGLRSVAQNIAYEIPLIVTGASVVIFAGTLQMSEIVAAQAEPLATVAGVGIPSWYAFINPFAFVLFLTANMAEVGRNPFDTPEAPTEIIAGYQTEYSSVYFVLIYLGEFLHIFLGGAIVATLFLGGPAGPVLPGIVWFIIKIWAVFLFTQWARSAIPRVRIDQLIEIGWKGMLVLSFANLVLTAIIVGVLIA
- a CDS encoding proton-conducting membrane transporter; amino-acid sequence: MTTRPKLRIGGHLLPGLAAVALFALFTFVFLTSSFPAPTGFPAGTNVTANIGYALFNIDAGEVPAEGFIVAFFMIAIVLDAALDGAVMLARRDVDDSPDELVPERGQFEGGDD
- the nuoK gene encoding NADH-quinone oxidoreductase subunit NuoK, whose protein sequence is MLVPVQWYLVLSAGMFCIGLFGVLTRRNALMFLISVELMLNAANVNFVAFSLQWGNVTGQTFALFVMALAAAEVAIGIGIILVLYRDFRDVDVTEAATMRW
- a CDS encoding complex I subunit 4 family protein encodes the protein MLIETLMAVTLVAALVVFITPEAYAPQVAFVLSLLPLAGGLWLWSGFDGSGNALLGGNVAFESQFQWIALEPYAINWHVGLDGVSLPLLLLTTVLVPLAILSAWTPIEERVSQFYGLILFLETGLLGVFTALDFFVWFVFWEAVLIPMYLLIGVWGGPRRKYAAIKFFVYSQVGSLVMFIGFVALLFGLGDSVSSFGMAEITQALHAGELSGLGAVGAETLALFSFIAIFFGFAVKVPIFPVHTWLPDAHVEAPTPVSVLLAGVLLKMGTYALLRFNFTMLYDVAITLAVPIAAFGVVSVIYGALLALAQQDLKRIVAYSSISSMGYVILGLVAFTVYGIGGATFQMVAHGLISGLMFMAVGVIYNATHTRMVGDISGIADRMPITVGILVAAAFGYMGLPLMAGFAGEFLIFLGAFQSTVLPGAPVFTAIAMFGIVIVAGYLLFAMQRTLFGPYRLDTDYDVGRAPLHDVAPLFVLIGLIIVLGVDPDVFFTMIQDAVDPVVELGGGA